A genomic stretch from Eubacterium sulci ATCC 35585 includes:
- a CDS encoding spermidine/putrescine ABC transporter ATP-binding protein: MQSLIELKNISKAFGDTTVLDNFNLSVNENEFITLLGPSGCGKTTTLRIVGGFETPDKGKVFFEGRDITDLAPNKRHINTVFQKYALFPHMNVGDNIAFGLKIKGKSDQYIRDKIKYALNLVNLSGYERRRIDSLSGGQQQRIAIARAIVNEPKVLLLDEPLGALDLKLRQDMQYELIRLKNELGITFLYVTHDQEEALTMSDKVIVMNGGYIQQMGTPEEIYNEPENAFVADFIGDSNIIDAVMLEDKYVKIGETVFDCVDTGFGKNKPVDVMIRPEDIIIREPGKGKIDGVVTHNIFIGVYYEMEIEAGGFTWLAQNTTSFAVGEHVSIDVIPFNIQIMHKPQTKEEEAIEIDV, translated from the coding sequence ATGCAATCATTAATAGAACTTAAGAACATAAGCAAAGCATTTGGCGATACGACGGTGCTGGATAACTTCAATTTGAGTGTAAATGAGAATGAGTTTATCACTTTGCTAGGACCTTCAGGCTGCGGAAAGACTACAACGCTCAGAATAGTAGGTGGCTTTGAGACGCCTGATAAGGGTAAGGTGTTTTTTGAGGGCAGGGATATTACAGACCTTGCGCCAAATAAGAGACATATCAATACTGTATTTCAGAAGTATGCTCTGTTTCCACATATGAATGTAGGAGACAATATTGCATTTGGTCTAAAGATCAAAGGAAAGAGCGACCAGTATATCCGAGATAAGATAAAGTATGCACTAAACCTCGTAAACCTAAGCGGATACGAGAGAAGAAGAATAGATTCACTATCAGGTGGACAGCAGCAGAGAATTGCTATTGCAAGAGCTATAGTTAACGAGCCTAAGGTTCTTCTCCTTGATGAGCCTCTTGGAGCTCTTGATCTAAAGCTAAGGCAGGACATGCAGTACGAACTTATTAGACTTAAGAACGAGCTTGGGATTACCTTCCTATATGTAACTCACGACCAAGAAGAAGCTCTTACCATGAGCGATAAGGTCATAGTTATGAATGGTGGCTACATACAGCAGATGGGAACTCCTGAGGAGATATATAACGAGCCTGAGAACGCGTTTGTTGCTGACTTTATTGGCGATAGCAATATCATTGACGCTGTAATGCTAGAGGATAAATATGTAAAGATAGGTGAGACTGTCTTTGATTGTGTGGATACTGGATTTGGCAAGAACAAGCCAGTCGATGTAATGATAAGACCTGAGGATATTATCATCAGAGAGCCTGGTAAGGGTAAGATAGACGGAGTGGTTACACACAATATCTTTATTGGTGTTTACTATGAGATGGAGATAGAGGCAGGTGGATTCACTTGGCTTGCTCAGAACACAACTAGCTTTGCAGTAGGTGAGCATGTAAGCATTGATGTAATTCCTTTCAACATACAGATCATGCACAAGCCTCAGACCAAGGAAGAGGAGGCAATAGAGATAGATGTATAA
- a CDS encoding sodium:proton antiporter — translation MKNLKSRAIWIIGFAALLIMCMPILAMAKEAEYVPALFGSVWSLLPPFVAIILALITKEAYSSLFIGIVCGGILWSGGHFEQTVHHVLHDGIISRLSDSYNVGILVFLIILGSLVAMMNKTGASAAFGAWAEERIKTREGAQYSTILLGCLIFVDDYFNCLTVGAVMRPITDKHHVSRAKLAYLIDATAAPVCIIAPISSWAAAVAGFVPGEDGFSLFVRCIPYNFYALLTILMMVCIVAFHFDYGPMRVHEDNAINGDIYTTPDRPYENAQSDAIEGKGKVIDMILPVLILIAFCIGGILYAGGFFKGTGFVKSFSSTDASVGLSTGSLLAILVCVAWFLGRRLISFKDIMDCFPEGFKAMIPANMILTLAWTLKAMTDSLGSKEFVQEFVGGLAGNLVNLLPAVVFLIGCVIAFATGTSWGTFGILIPIVVSVFSNDKEMMVIAMSACMAGAVCGDHCSPISDTTIMASAGAQSNHINHVNTQLPYAMTVAAVSFVGYIVAGFVKNVFIALPVAFAMMVAVLAVLVKIYGKESE, via the coding sequence ATGAAAAATCTCAAATCAAGGGCCATCTGGATCATAGGATTTGCGGCACTACTAATTATGTGTATGCCAATTCTCGCTATGGCTAAAGAAGCAGAGTATGTACCTGCTTTATTTGGATCAGTTTGGTCATTACTACCACCATTTGTGGCTATTATACTTGCACTTATTACAAAGGAAGCATATAGCTCATTATTCATCGGTATTGTATGTGGTGGAATACTTTGGTCAGGTGGACACTTCGAACAGACAGTTCATCACGTACTTCATGACGGAATTATTTCAAGACTTTCAGATAGCTACAACGTTGGTATCCTAGTATTCCTTATTATACTCGGTTCACTAGTAGCTATGATGAACAAGACAGGTGCTTCAGCAGCTTTCGGAGCATGGGCGGAAGAACGCATTAAGACAAGAGAAGGTGCTCAGTACAGCACAATTCTTCTAGGATGTCTTATCTTCGTAGATGACTATTTCAACTGTCTAACAGTTGGTGCTGTTATGAGACCTATTACAGACAAGCACCACGTTTCAAGAGCTAAGCTAGCATACCTAATTGACGCAACAGCAGCTCCTGTTTGCATCATCGCTCCTATTTCATCATGGGCGGCTGCGGTAGCAGGCTTTGTTCCTGGAGAAGATGGTTTCTCACTATTCGTACGTTGCATACCTTACAACTTCTATGCGCTTCTAACAATTCTCATGATGGTTTGCATCGTAGCTTTCCATTTCGACTATGGTCCAATGAGAGTTCACGAGGACAATGCTATCAATGGCGATATCTACACAACACCAGATAGACCTTATGAGAACGCTCAGAGCGATGCTATCGAAGGTAAGGGTAAGGTTATCGACATGATTCTACCAGTACTTATTCTAATCGCATTCTGCATCGGCGGAATCCTTTATGCTGGTGGATTCTTCAAGGGAACAGGATTCGTAAAATCATTCTCAAGCACAGATGCATCAGTTGGTCTATCAACAGGATCACTTCTAGCTATCCTAGTATGCGTTGCTTGGTTCCTAGGAAGAAGACTTATCTCATTTAAGGATATCATGGATTGCTTCCCAGAAGGATTCAAGGCTATGATTCCTGCTAACATGATCCTAACACTTGCATGGACACTAAAGGCTATGACAGATAGCCTAGGCAGCAAGGAATTTGTTCAAGAGTTCGTAGGTGGACTCGCAGGTAACCTTGTAAACTTGCTACCAGCTGTAGTATTCTTAATCGGATGCGTAATCGCATTTGCTACAGGAACATCATGGGGAACATTTGGTATCCTAATTCCTATCGTTGTATCAGTATTCTCTAACGATAAGGAGATGATGGTAATAGCAATGTCAGCTTGTATGGCAGGTGCTGTATGCGGAGACCACTGCTCACCAATATCAGATACAACAATAATGGCATCAGCAGGCGCTCAGAGCAATCACATCAACCACGTAAATACACAGCTGCCTTACGCTATGACAGTAGCAGCAGTATCATTTGTAGGATACATAGTTGCTGGATTTGTAAAGAATGTATTCATCGCACTTCCAGTTGCATTTGCTATGATGGTTGCAGTACTAGCTGTACTAGTTAAGATTTACGGAAAAGAATCTGAATAA
- a CDS encoding Cro/Cl family transcriptional regulator, with protein sequence MQIGEKIKELRIRNGLTQEELADRAELSKGFISQLERDLTSPSISTLEDILQCLGISVSEFFASEEDEQIVFGEEDYFEKEDATEGNIIEWIIPNAQKNEMEPIRLKIEPNGRTYPDNPHEGEEFGYILKGSICIHLGSKKYEAKAGEAFYYKADKTHYFMSKSGALLIWVSTPPSF encoded by the coding sequence ATTCAAATCGGTGAAAAGATTAAGGAGCTTAGAATAAGAAATGGGCTAACTCAGGAGGAGCTAGCAGATAGAGCAGAGCTCTCCAAGGGATTCATTTCCCAGCTTGAGCGAGACCTTACCTCACCGTCGATTTCGACGCTTGAGGATATTTTGCAGTGCCTTGGAATAAGCGTATCTGAATTCTTTGCTAGCGAAGAGGATGAGCAGATAGTTTTCGGAGAAGAGGACTATTTTGAGAAGGAAGATGCTACTGAGGGAAATATCATCGAGTGGATCATTCCTAATGCTCAGAAGAACGAGATGGAGCCTATAAGGCTAAAGATAGAACCTAATGGAAGAACCTATCCGGATAACCCTCACGAGGGAGAGGAATTTGGATACATACTTAAGGGAAGCATATGCATCCATTTAGGCAGTAAGAAGTACGAAGCCAAGGCTGGAGAAGCCTTTTATTATAAAGCAGATAAAACACATTATTTCATGTCGAAGAGCGGAGCCCTTTTGATATGGGTTAGCACGCCGCCAAGCTTTTAG
- a CDS encoding threonine synthase has protein sequence MHMINYVSTRGMEGSFSAAEAIVKGIADDKGLFVPTKIPALSVSFDELAKMTYQQVAKLVIGSFFSDFTSEEIDYCVDNAYDEKFEVPEIAKITKADGANFLELYHGKTAAFKDMALSILPYLMTTSMKKLGVDKKVCILTATSGDTGKAALEGFADVENTEIIVFYPKDGVSEVQRRQMVTQEGKNVHVYAIEGNFDDAQTGVKKLFTDNALKEELASKGYVFSSANSINIGRLIPQVAYYVYAYSRLVAAGDIEASDAINITVPTGNFGNILAAYYAMKMGIPVSKFICASNENKVLTDFFVSGKYDIKRDFVLTNSPSMDILISSNLERLLYHLSSADELRKLMESLDSKGEYKVSDSIKAGLDCFYAGFADMDLTCETIGELYKKESYLVDTHTAVAYAVFEQYKKETGDEKANVIASTASPYKFPRSVASSIGLNPEGMSDFECVDKLKEFTGVKVPKAIDGLESREVKHDKVFAKDKMLDAIEDALCL, from the coding sequence ATTCATATGATAAATTATGTAAGTACAAGAGGCATGGAAGGTAGCTTTAGCGCAGCTGAAGCAATAGTTAAAGGAATCGCTGACGACAAGGGTCTGTTCGTACCGACCAAGATACCGGCGCTCTCAGTTAGCTTTGATGAGCTAGCTAAGATGACTTATCAGCAGGTTGCCAAGCTAGTGATTGGATCATTCTTCTCAGATTTCACAAGTGAGGAGATTGACTACTGCGTAGACAATGCTTATGATGAGAAGTTTGAGGTTCCTGAGATCGCAAAGATAACAAAGGCTGACGGAGCAAACTTCCTAGAGCTATATCACGGAAAGACTGCAGCTTTTAAGGACATGGCGCTTTCAATTCTTCCTTATCTTATGACTACATCTATGAAGAAGCTCGGTGTAGATAAGAAGGTTTGCATTTTGACAGCCACATCTGGAGACACTGGAAAGGCAGCTTTGGAGGGCTTTGCCGATGTAGAAAATACAGAGATAATCGTGTTCTATCCTAAGGATGGAGTTAGTGAGGTGCAAAGACGCCAGATGGTAACTCAGGAGGGAAAGAATGTTCACGTATATGCAATAGAAGGAAACTTTGATGATGCGCAGACGGGAGTTAAAAAACTTTTTACTGACAATGCGCTCAAGGAGGAGCTTGCATCAAAGGGATACGTTTTCTCATCTGCAAACTCAATTAATATAGGAAGACTAATTCCTCAGGTTGCATACTACGTTTATGCGTATTCAAGACTTGTAGCAGCAGGGGATATTGAAGCTAGCGATGCAATAAACATCACAGTTCCAACAGGAAACTTCGGAAATATCCTCGCAGCCTACTATGCAATGAAGATGGGAATTCCAGTATCAAAGTTTATATGTGCTTCCAATGAGAACAAGGTTTTGACCGACTTCTTTGTAAGTGGCAAGTACGATATAAAGAGAGATTTTGTTTTGACGAACTCACCATCCATGGATATTTTGATCTCAAGCAACCTAGAAAGACTTCTATACCACCTAAGCAGTGCTGATGAGCTTAGGAAACTTATGGAATCTTTAGATAGCAAGGGGGAGTACAAGGTTTCTGATTCTATCAAAGCGGGACTAGACTGCTTCTACGCAGGTTTTGCGGATATGGATTTGACCTGCGAGACAATAGGAGAACTATACAAGAAAGAAAGCTATCTTGTAGACACTCATACAGCCGTAGCTTATGCAGTTTTCGAGCAGTACAAGAAGGAGACGGGTGACGAAAAAGCGAATGTCATAGCTTCAACAGCCTCACCATACAAGTTCCCAAGAAGCGTTGCATCATCAATTGGACTTAATCCTGAAGGAATGAGTGACTTTGAGTGCGTAGATAAGCTCAAGGAATTTACAGGAGTTAAAGTACCTAAGGCTATAGATGGACTAGAAAGCAGGGAAGTTAAGCACGATAAGGTATTTGCAAAGGATAAAATGCTCGATGCGATAGAGGATGCTCTATGTCTATAA
- a CDS encoding membrane protein: MSIIEILLIAVGLSMDAFAVSICKGLALRDMKWRYAIVCGLYFGIFQALMPSIGYFLGARFIAIIADFDHWIAFVLLLIIGLKMIKEAGDEEKEDANFDVKTMLLLAIATSIDALAVGISFAVLKVNIVLAVTLIGATTFAFGFAGVKLGNLCGTRFKSGAERVGGVILILIGTKILLEHLGILSI; the protein is encoded by the coding sequence ATGTCTATAATTGAGATTCTGCTAATTGCAGTAGGACTCTCGATGGACGCCTTTGCCGTTTCTATATGCAAGGGGCTTGCGCTTAGAGATATGAAGTGGAGATACGCTATAGTTTGCGGACTTTATTTCGGTATCTTTCAGGCCTTAATGCCTAGCATCGGGTATTTTCTAGGGGCAAGGTTCATTGCAATCATAGCAGATTTTGACCACTGGATAGCCTTTGTTCTTCTCCTCATAATCGGGCTTAAAATGATCAAAGAGGCAGGGGATGAGGAAAAGGAAGATGCTAACTTTGATGTGAAGACCATGCTCCTTTTGGCTATTGCAACTAGCATAGATGCGCTCGCTGTAGGTATAAGCTTTGCTGTACTTAAGGTAAACATTGTTCTTGCAGTAACTCTTATAGGTGCGACGACCTTTGCATTTGGTTTTGCGGGAGTAAAGCTCGGAAACCTTTGCGGAACTAGGTTTAAATCAGGCGCAGAGAGGGTAGGTGGAGTAATTCTCATTTTGATAGGAACAAAAATATTACTTGAGCACCTTGGAATATTGAGCATATAG
- a CDS encoding antitoxin HicB — protein MKNVYPIVLKKGSKDNYIVFVPDFNINTEGEDMATAIEMARDAIGIVGIDMEDEHEVLPKPSAMTSIETNKDEFISLVDVDFDEYRRKNDMRAIRKNCTIPSWLNFEAEKAGINFSAILQAALKAELNLK, from the coding sequence ATGAAAAATGTATATCCAATAGTATTAAAAAAAGGAAGTAAGGATAATTACATTGTATTTGTTCCAGATTTCAATATTAATACAGAAGGTGAAGACATGGCTACAGCTATTGAAATGGCAAGAGATGCGATAGGAATAGTGGGAATTGATATGGAGGATGAACACGAGGTTTTGCCTAAACCATCAGCAATGACATCAATAGAAACAAATAAAGATGAGTTTATAAGTCTCGTGGATGTGGACTTTGATGAATACAGAAGAAAGAATGATATGAGAGCAATTAGGAAAAACTGTACGATTCCTTCATGGCTTAACTTTGAGGCGGAAAAAGCAGGAATAAATTTCTCGGCTATATTACAAGCAGCTCTTAAAGCAGAACTAAATTTGAAATAG